The following DNA comes from Flammeovirgaceae bacterium.
AGCCTGGCCGAAGCCGACCCGGAGTTTATCAAAAACCCAACCGCTCAAAGGCTGGTGGACAAGGTAAAACTAACCGACCAGCGTGTGGACGAATACAGGGGCCAATATGACCAGGCGGCCATGCGCTACAACACGTTTCTCGAAAAAAACAAAAGTTATATGAAGGAAATCGACAATAGCAACACAGGGGAAAAGAAGGCGCTGTTCCACATGGACAGCAACTAATAGCTCTTCCTTTTTGCCCTGGATTTGTTCCGGGCCCCGTAAAACCTTTCTTTTTTCCTGTCGGAATACTTGTTCTTTTGGGGGCCTGTCAATTCGAGCCGTACCGCGCGGCCCCTCACCTCCACATCTTCAAACCCTTTGAAAACCTTTTCCGTTTCGCTTTTGGTCACTTCAAAAAACGAATAGGCACCTTTAAGGTCTATCTTCCCTACATGGGCCTTGCCCACTTCCCCAAAATCACAAATGAGGCCCAGGAGGCTGCCTTTGTCCAGGCCATCCATTTTGCCTACGTTTATAAAGACCCGGTCGGCATTCATGGATGCCGAAGGCCGGTCTTCCCTGAAGCGTTCCGGCTGGTTTTGGTTCAAATCCGGTGCATCCCTATAGTAGGCCAAAAACCTGTTGAACTCAATGGCGGCAAAACGCTTTATGATGTCTTCTTTGCCCAGGCTTTGCAGCTCGTGGAAAACTTCGGGCAGGAAATAATCCATCTCCTTTTCGTTCACTTCCACTTCCCTTACCCGGTGGGTGAGGTCAAGCAATTTCTTCTGGCACACTTCATTGCCGGTAGGCACGGCCACCTTGGTGAATCTTCTGTTGAGGGTGCGCTCCACCTGCTGGACCCTTCCCAACTCACGCTTTGATACAATGGCCAGCGAGATCCCCCTTTTGCCGGCACGGGCCGTCCTGCCGCTGCGATGGGTATAAAATTCCGTCTCGTCCGGCATGTTCATATGGATGACATGCGAAATATCGCTCACGTCAATTCCGCGGGCGGCCACATCGGTGGCCACCAATAGTTGTATCGCCTTGTTTTTAAAACTCCGCATCACGCGGTCGCGCTGGGCCTGGGACAAATCCCCGTGCAGCGCATCGGCACTGTACCCGTCTTTGATCAGGTGCTCGGCCACTTTTTGGGTATCTATTTTGGTACGGCAAAAAACCACCCCGAAAATGCCGGGGTTGTAGTCCACATGCCGCTTTAAGGCAAGGTACTTGTCGCGCTCGCCTACCACCGAGTACTGGTGTTCAATGTTTTCATTTCCCGTTTTTTTTATGTCCATGCTAAGTTCCACGGGATCGTCCATATAGTCCTTGGCAATTGTCCTTACTTCCCTGGGCATGGTGGCGGAAAAGAGCCATACCTTTTTCCCTTTTGGGGTACCGGAAAGTATTTCGTCTATATCT
Coding sequences within:
- a CDS encoding DEAD/DEAH box helicase — protein: MKPFDALGLSGEVVKTITDMGFEAPTPIQEQAIPILLKGDKDVVGLAQTGTGKTAAFGLPLIELVDPGDKTTQALILAPTRELSVQITNDLENFSKSIKALNIVTVYGGASISDQIRKIKRGAHIIVATPGRLIDLLSRKVVDLTTIKFLVLDEADEMLNMGFKEDIDEILSGTPKGKKVWLFSATMPREVRTIAKDYMDDPVELSMDIKKTGNENIEHQYSVVGERDKYLALKRHVDYNPGIFGVVFCRTKIDTQKVAEHLIKDGYSADALHGDLSQAQRDRVMRSFKNKAIQLLVATDVAARGIDVSDISHVIHMNMPDETEFYTHRSGRTARAGKRGISLAIVSKRELGRVQQVERTLNRRFTKVAVPTGNEVCQKKLLDLTHRVREVEVNEKEMDYFLPEVFHELQSLGKEDIIKRFAAIEFNRFLAYYRDAPDLNQNQPERFREDRPSASMNADRVFINVGKMDGLDKGSLLGLICDFGEVGKAHVGKIDLKGAYSFFEVTKSETEKVFKGFEDVEVRGRAVRLELTGPQKNKYSDRKKERFYGARNKSRAKRKSY